One Nocardioides aromaticivorans genomic window carries:
- the ctlX gene encoding citrulline utilization hydrolase CtlX, whose product MSAFASAQAPRDVVMVRPHRFAPNPETIADNLFQPRTPVTPTAALAEAAYREVTAMVDTLTGAGIRVHLFEDEEAGRPDSVFPNNWFTTHPDGRVALYPMYSPNRRTERRRDVIDALRSTFRITGVHDYSVLEDEELYLEGTGSMVLDHDHRVAYVARSFRSHDRAVAMVCQDLGYRPVVFTTVDGRGAPIYHTNVMMAVGPKVALVALDSIPDAGERHAVAASLATTGHTVVELASGQLDEFAGNTIELTGADGPVLVLSSRALASLTEQQVEVITAHTRLLPIDVPTIELAGGSVRCMIAGIHLAPRQAPPGAPRQAARPVPQPA is encoded by the coding sequence ATGAGCGCCTTCGCCAGCGCCCAGGCGCCGCGGGACGTGGTGATGGTCCGCCCGCACCGCTTCGCGCCCAACCCGGAGACGATCGCCGACAACCTCTTCCAGCCGCGCACGCCGGTGACGCCGACGGCCGCGCTGGCGGAGGCGGCGTACCGGGAGGTGACCGCGATGGTCGACACCCTCACCGGGGCGGGGATCCGCGTGCACCTCTTCGAGGACGAGGAGGCCGGCCGGCCGGACAGCGTGTTCCCGAACAACTGGTTCACCACGCACCCCGACGGCCGGGTCGCGCTCTACCCGATGTACTCGCCCAACCGGCGCACCGAGCGCCGCCGGGACGTGATCGACGCGCTCCGCAGCACCTTCCGGATCACCGGCGTGCACGACTACTCCGTGCTCGAGGACGAGGAGCTCTACCTCGAGGGCACGGGGTCGATGGTCCTCGACCACGACCACCGGGTGGCGTACGTCGCCCGCTCGTTCCGCTCCCACGACCGGGCCGTCGCGATGGTCTGCCAGGACCTCGGCTACCGCCCGGTCGTCTTCACGACCGTCGACGGGCGCGGCGCACCGATCTACCACACCAACGTGATGATGGCGGTCGGGCCGAAGGTCGCCCTGGTGGCGCTCGACTCCATCCCGGACGCGGGGGAGCGGCACGCCGTCGCCGCCAGCCTCGCCACCACGGGCCACACCGTCGTCGAGCTCGCCAGCGGCCAGCTCGACGAGTTCGCGGGCAACACCATCGAGCTCACCGGTGCCGACGGTCCGGTGCTGGTGCTGTCGTCGCGTGCGCTCGCCAGCCTGACCGAGCAGCAGGTCGAGGTGATCACCGCCCACACGCGGCTGCTGCCCATCGACGTACCGACGATCGAGCTGGCCGGGGGCTCGGTCCGCTGCATGATCGCGGGCATCCACCTGGCGCCGCGGCAGGCCCCGCCCGGGGCCCCGCGGCAGGCAGCGCGACCGGTTCCTCAGCCCG
- a CDS encoding ornithine cyclodeaminase: protein MTISLLDVPGMVRWVSERGVETILRELTEVIDADFARWQEFDKTPRVASHSTEGVVELMPTSDGVTYGFKYVNGHPKNPERGFQTVTAFGVLADVGNGYPLFLSEMTILTALRTAATSAMAARRLARPDSTTMAMIGCGAQAEFQALAFRTVLGIDRLRIWDTDPAAMDKLERNATRAGFDVHRATDARDACLGADIVTTCTADKANAIVLPHDAVVPGMHLNGIGGDCPGKTELDPRTVAAARVFVEYTPQTRIEGEIQRQAADFPVTELWEVVQGRRTGRESATDVTLFDSVGFAIEDFSALRYVYDAIRAAGESPTVDLVAEPADPKDLFAYATAAIPVGV from the coding sequence ATGACCATCAGCCTCCTCGACGTGCCCGGCATGGTCCGGTGGGTCTCCGAGCGCGGTGTCGAGACCATCCTGCGCGAGCTCACCGAGGTCATCGACGCCGACTTCGCCCGCTGGCAGGAGTTCGACAAGACCCCGCGGGTGGCCAGCCACTCGACGGAGGGCGTCGTCGAGCTGATGCCCACCAGCGACGGCGTCACCTACGGGTTCAAGTACGTCAACGGCCACCCGAAGAACCCCGAGCGCGGCTTCCAGACCGTCACCGCCTTCGGCGTGCTCGCGGACGTGGGCAACGGCTACCCGTTGTTCCTCAGCGAGATGACGATCCTGACGGCGCTGCGCACCGCGGCGACCTCGGCGATGGCCGCCCGTCGCCTGGCGCGGCCGGACTCGACCACGATGGCGATGATCGGCTGCGGGGCCCAGGCGGAGTTCCAGGCGCTCGCCTTCCGCACCGTGCTCGGCATCGACCGGCTGCGGATCTGGGACACCGACCCGGCCGCGATGGACAAGCTCGAGCGCAACGCGACCCGCGCGGGCTTCGACGTCCACCGCGCCACCGACGCCCGTGACGCGTGCCTCGGCGCCGACATCGTCACCACCTGCACGGCCGACAAGGCCAACGCGATCGTGCTGCCGCACGACGCCGTGGTGCCGGGCATGCACCTCAACGGCATCGGCGGCGACTGCCCCGGCAAGACCGAGCTGGACCCGCGGACCGTCGCGGCGGCGCGGGTGTTCGTGGAGTACACCCCGCAGACCCGCATCGAGGGTGAGATCCAGCGCCAGGCGGCCGACTTCCCGGTCACCGAGCTGTGGGAGGTCGTCCAGGGCCGTCGTACCGGACGGGAGAGCGCGACCGACGTGACGCTCTTCGACTCCGTGGGCTTCGCGATCGAGGACTTCAGCGCGCTGCGCTACGTGTACGACGCCATCCGGGCCGCCGGGGAGTCGCCGACGGTCGACCTGGTCGCCGAGCCCGCCGACCCGAAGGACCTGTTCGCTTACGCGACCGCGGCCATCCCCGTCGGCGTATGA